Proteins co-encoded in one Tachysurus fulvidraco isolate hzauxx_2018 chromosome 17, HZAU_PFXX_2.0, whole genome shotgun sequence genomic window:
- the timm8a gene encoding mitochondrial import inner membrane translocase subunit Tim8 A isoform X1, producing the protein MDSEGVRTDPQLQQFIETESQKQRFQQLVHQMTEVCWIDLHESVSAILTFLKNKARSKRIPQLPYDVQMCTEQPTNHCSSIQISNGKSAPINLVQSLTPGQKCVL; encoded by the exons ATGGATAGTGAAGGCGTGAGGACTGACCCCCAGCTTCAGCAGTTCATTGAAACTGAGTCTCAAAAGCAAAGATTTCAGCAGCTGGTTCATCAAATGACGGAAGTATGTTGG attgaTCTGCACGAGTCAGTGTCAGCCATCTTGACGTTCCTCAAAAATAAAGCAAGATCCAAGAGGATTCCACAACTGCCTTATGATGTACAAATGTGCACAGAGCAACCTACAAACCATTGCAGTTCAATCCAAATAAGTAATGG GAAAAGTGCACCGATAAACCTGGTCCAAAGCTTGACTCCAGGACAGAAGTGTGTTTTGTAA
- the timm8a gene encoding mitochondrial import inner membrane translocase subunit Tim8 A isoform X3, which translates to MDSEGVRTDPQLQQFIETESQKQRFQQLVHQMTEVCWIDLHESVSAILTFLKNKARSKRIPQLPYDVQMCTEQPTNHCSSIQIRKVHR; encoded by the exons ATGGATAGTGAAGGCGTGAGGACTGACCCCCAGCTTCAGCAGTTCATTGAAACTGAGTCTCAAAAGCAAAGATTTCAGCAGCTGGTTCATCAAATGACGGAAGTATGTTGG attgaTCTGCACGAGTCAGTGTCAGCCATCTTGACGTTCCTCAAAAATAAAGCAAGATCCAAGAGGATTCCACAACTGCCTTATGATGTACAAATGTGCACAGAGCAACCTACAAACCATTGCAGTTCAATCCAAATAA GAAAAGTGCACCGATAA
- the timm8a gene encoding mitochondrial import inner membrane translocase subunit Tim8 A isoform X2, which produces MDSEGVRTDPQLQQFIETESQKQRFQQLVHQMTEVCWEKCTDKPGPKLDSRTEVCFVNCVERFIDTSQFILSRLEQTQKTRDSFSETITD; this is translated from the exons ATGGATAGTGAAGGCGTGAGGACTGACCCCCAGCTTCAGCAGTTCATTGAAACTGAGTCTCAAAAGCAAAGATTTCAGCAGCTGGTTCATCAAATGACGGAAGTATGTTGG GAAAAGTGCACCGATAAACCTGGTCCAAAGCTTGACTCCAGGACAGAAGTGTGTTTTGTAAATTGTGTTGAACGTTTCATTGACACAAGCCAGTTCATCCTCAGCAGACTTGAACAAACTCAGAAGACAAGAGACTCCTTCTCAGAGACCATAACAGACTAG